From Salipiger profundus, a single genomic window includes:
- a CDS encoding response regulator transcription factor, with protein MAQIKNILLVDDDEDLREALAEQLVMTEDFEVFEAENGAAAMSRVKEQNYELIILDVGLPDTDGRELCRLMRKQGVKAPIIMLTGHDTDADTILGLDAGANDYVTKPFKFPVLLARIRAQLRQHEQSEDAVFTVGPYTFKPSMKLLVTEDDRKIRLTEKETNILKFLYRSTEGVVPRDILLHEVWGYNAGVTTHTLETHIYRLRQKIEPDPSNARILVTESGGYRLVA; from the coding sequence ATGGCCCAGATCAAGAACATCCTTCTGGTGGACGACGACGAGGACCTGCGCGAGGCGCTGGCCGAGCAATTGGTGATGACCGAGGACTTCGAGGTCTTCGAGGCCGAGAACGGCGCCGCCGCCATGTCGCGCGTGAAGGAACAGAACTACGAGCTGATCATCCTCGACGTCGGCCTGCCCGACACCGACGGCCGCGAGCTCTGCCGCCTGATGCGCAAGCAGGGCGTGAAGGCGCCCATCATCATGCTGACCGGCCACGACACCGACGCCGACACCATCCTCGGGCTCGACGCAGGCGCCAACGATTACGTCACCAAGCCCTTCAAGTTCCCGGTGCTGCTCGCCCGCATCCGCGCCCAGCTGCGCCAGCACGAGCAGTCCGAGGACGCGGTCTTCACCGTCGGTCCCTATACATTCAAGCCATCGATGAAGCTTCTCGTGACCGAGGACGACCGCAAGATCCGCCTCACCGAGAAAGAGACGAACATCCTCAAGTTCCTCTACCGCTCGACGGAGGGCGTGGTGCCGCGCGACATCCTCCTGCACGAGGTCTGGGGCTACAACGCGGGCGTGACCACCCACACGCTCGAGACCCACATCTACCGCCTGCGCCAGAAGATCGAACCCGATCCCTCGAACGCGCGCATCCTCGTGACCGAGTCCGGCGGCTACCGCCTTGTCGCCTGA
- a CDS encoding YtoQ family protein produces MGLTVYLSGEIHTDWRDRIIEGAQGLDITFSAPVTDHAASDDCGVAILGAEESKFWHDRKGAQMNAIRTRKGIEDADIVVVRFGDKYKQWNAAFDAGVASALGKSLIVLQPPEHDHALKEVDAAALAVAREPEEVVQIFRYVLTGTLPG; encoded by the coding sequence ATGGGACTGACCGTATACCTGTCGGGCGAGATTCACACCGACTGGCGAGACCGCATCATCGAGGGCGCGCAGGGGCTGGACATCACGTTCTCGGCGCCGGTGACCGATCACGCGGCGAGCGACGACTGCGGCGTGGCGATCCTCGGGGCCGAGGAGAGCAAGTTCTGGCACGACCGCAAGGGCGCGCAGATGAACGCCATCCGCACCCGCAAGGGCATCGAGGACGCCGACATCGTGGTGGTGCGCTTCGGCGACAAGTACAAGCAGTGGAACGCGGCCTTCGACGCGGGCGTCGCCTCGGCCCTCGGCAAGTCGCTGATCGTGCTGCAACCGCCCGAGCACGATCACGCGCTCAAGGAGGTCGACGCGGCGGCGCTTGCCGTGGCGCGCGAGCCGGAAGAGGTGGTGCAGATCTTCCGCTACGTGCTGACCGGCACGCTGCCGGGCTGA
- a CDS encoding rod shape-determining protein: MFGLDRLMGAFSADMAIDLGTANTLVYVKGRGVVLSEPSVVAYHIKDGVKKVLAVGEDAKLMLGRTPGSIEAIRPMREGVIADFDTAEEMIKHFIRKVHKRSTFSKPKIIVCVPHGATPVEKRAIRQSVLSAGARKAGLIAEPIAAAIGAGMPITDPTGSMVVDIGGGTTEVAVLSLGDIVYARSIRVGGDRMDEAIVNYLRRQQNLLVGESTAERIKTSIGTARMPDDGRGSSMQIRGRDLLNGVPKETEISQAQVAEALSEPVQQICEAVMSALEATPPDLAADIVDRGVMLTGGGALLGDLDLALREQTGLAVSIADESLNCVALGTGKALEYEKQLRHAIDYDS; encoded by the coding sequence ATGTTTGGACTGGACAGACTCATGGGCGCCTTTTCGGCGGACATGGCGATAGACCTCGGGACCGCGAACACGCTGGTCTACGTCAAGGGACGCGGGGTCGTCCTGTCCGAGCCTTCGGTCGTCGCCTACCACATCAAGGACGGCGTCAAGAAGGTGCTGGCCGTGGGCGAGGACGCCAAGCTGATGCTTGGCCGGACGCCGGGCAGCATCGAGGCCATCCGCCCCATGCGCGAAGGCGTGATCGCCGACTTCGACACCGCCGAGGAGATGATCAAGCACTTCATCCGCAAGGTGCACAAGCGCTCGACCTTCTCGAAGCCCAAGATCATCGTCTGCGTGCCGCACGGCGCCACCCCGGTCGAGAAACGCGCGATCCGCCAGTCGGTGCTGAGCGCGGGCGCCCGCAAGGCCGGTCTCATCGCCGAACCCATCGCGGCGGCGATCGGCGCCGGCATGCCGATCACCGACCCGACCGGCTCGATGGTCGTCGACATCGGCGGCGGCACCACCGAGGTCGCGGTCCTCAGCCTCGGCGACATCGTCTATGCCCGTTCGATCCGCGTCGGCGGCGACCGCATGGACGAGGCCATCGTCAACTACCTGCGCCGCCAGCAGAACCTGCTGGTGGGCGAGTCGACCGCCGAGCGCATCAAGACCTCGATCGGCACCGCGCGGATGCCCGACGACGGGCGTGGCTCGTCGATGCAGATCCGGGGCCGCGACCTGCTGAACGGCGTGCCCAAGGAAACCGAGATCAGCCAGGCCCAGGTGGCCGAGGCGCTGTCGGAGCCCGTGCAGCAGATCTGCGAAGCGGTGATGTCCGCCCTCGAGGCGACCCCGCCGGACCTTGCCGCCGACATCGTCGACCGTGGCGTGATGCTCACCGGCGGCGGCGCGCTGCTCGGCGATCTCGACCTTGCGCTGCGCGAACAGACCGGGCTTGCGGTCTCCATCGCCGACGAGAGCCTCAACTGCGTGGCGCTCGGCACCGGCAAGGCGCTGGAGTACGAGAAGCAGCTCCGTCACGCCATCGACTACGATTCCTGA